In Hamadaea flava, a genomic segment contains:
- a CDS encoding GH12 family glycosyl hydrolase domain-containing protein, producing the protein MRHRILAALAAGALIVTGTLTASGTAHADVTICEKYGSTTIQSGRYVVQNNNWGDDTTQCINVTGTGFAVTTASHNKATNGAPGAYPSVYFGCHYANCSTGSGLPLQASTSTFTGLTTSVSMNYPSSGVWDAAYDIWFDPTPRTDGQNTGAEIMIWLNKMGSIQPVGSQVGTATINGATWNVWEGNIGWNVVSYVRQSATGSMNFTVNDFYSDAVSRGYAQRSWYLTSIQAGFEPWVGQTGLAVTAFSVGSGGGGGDTSPPSTPANLTASGATANSVNLNWSASSDNVGVTGYDVYRATNGGSFSQIATASGTSYTATGLAASTQYQFYVRARDAAGNTSGNSSTVTATTSSGGGGGGSCRVKYVPNTWNTGFTADVTVTNTGSTTITGWTAAWAYSGNQKITSFWNATVTQSGQSVTARDLGYNGTLAAEASTAFGFQGTYSGTNTSPTSFTLNGAACTLG; encoded by the coding sequence ATGAGACACCGCATCCTCGCCGCGCTCGCGGCGGGTGCGCTGATCGTGACCGGGACGCTCACCGCGTCCGGCACCGCCCACGCCGACGTCACGATCTGCGAGAAGTACGGCTCCACCACGATTCAGAGCGGGCGCTACGTCGTCCAGAACAACAACTGGGGCGACGACACCACCCAGTGCATCAACGTCACCGGCACCGGTTTCGCGGTGACCACGGCCAGCCACAACAAGGCGACCAACGGCGCGCCTGGGGCGTACCCGTCGGTCTATTTCGGCTGCCACTACGCCAACTGCAGCACCGGCAGCGGGCTACCGCTCCAGGCGAGCACCAGCACCTTCACCGGGCTCACCACCTCGGTGTCGATGAACTACCCGTCGAGCGGAGTCTGGGACGCCGCGTACGACATCTGGTTCGACCCGACGCCGCGGACCGACGGGCAGAACACCGGCGCCGAGATCATGATCTGGCTCAACAAGATGGGCTCGATCCAGCCGGTCGGCTCCCAGGTCGGCACCGCGACGATCAACGGCGCGACCTGGAACGTCTGGGAAGGCAACATCGGCTGGAACGTGGTCTCCTACGTCCGGCAATCGGCGACCGGCTCGATGAACTTCACGGTCAACGACTTCTACAGCGACGCCGTCAGCCGCGGGTACGCCCAGCGCAGCTGGTACCTCACCAGCATCCAGGCCGGCTTCGAGCCGTGGGTCGGGCAGACCGGGCTGGCGGTCACCGCGTTCTCCGTCGGCAGCGGTGGCGGCGGTGGCGACACCTCGCCGCCGTCGACTCCGGCGAACCTGACGGCGTCGGGCGCGACCGCGAACAGCGTGAACCTCAACTGGAGCGCGTCGTCGGACAACGTCGGAGTCACCGGGTACGACGTCTACCGGGCCACCAACGGCGGATCGTTCAGCCAGATCGCCACGGCATCCGGCACCTCGTACACCGCGACCGGGCTGGCCGCGTCCACGCAATACCAGTTCTACGTCCGCGCCAGAGACGCCGCCGGGAACACCTCCGGCAACTCGTCGACGGTCACCGCCACCACGTCCAGCGGCGGCGGAGGCGGCGGGTCGTGCCGGGTGAAGTACGTCCCCAACACCTGGAACACCGGATTCACCGCCGACGTCACGGTGACCAACACCGGCTCCACCACGATCACCGGATGGACCGCGGCCTGGGCGTACTCCGGCAACCAGAAGATCACCAGCTTCTGGAACGCCACCGTCACCCAGAGCGGGCAGTCGGTGACCGCTCGCGACCTGGGCTACAACGGCACCCTCGCCGCCGAGGCGAGCACCGCCTTCGGCTTCCAGGGCACCTACTCCGGCACCAACACCTCGCCGACGTCGTTCACCCTGAACGGCGCCGCCTGCACCCTCGGCTGA
- the argC gene encoding N-acetyl-gamma-glutamyl-phosphate reductase yields the protein MSIKAAVAGASGYAGGELLRLLAGHPDIDLVTATAHSQAGQPLGRVHPQLAALDLTLTETDPATLGSADLVFLALPHGESAALAAQLPAGVKIVDLGADHRLIDGAQWTKYYGGEHAGTWTYGLPELPGQRLQIADSDRVAATGCYAVATTLALAPLIAADLIEPADVVVVAASGTTGAGKAPKPHLLGSEVMSDLSPYKVGAHQHVPEIKQATGARSLSFTPVLAPMPRGILATVTGRPTSCDITGAVVREVLADAYANEPFVHVLADGQQPHTSATLGSNSCHLQAAVDLDSGRVIVVSAIDNLGKGAAGQAVQCANLMLGLAETAGLPIYGTR from the coding sequence ATGAGCATCAAAGCGGCAGTAGCGGGGGCCAGCGGATACGCGGGCGGCGAGCTGCTGCGCCTGCTCGCCGGGCACCCCGACATCGACCTGGTCACGGCGACCGCGCACTCCCAGGCCGGACAGCCCCTCGGTCGCGTACACCCGCAGTTGGCGGCGCTGGACCTGACCCTGACCGAGACCGACCCGGCCACCCTGGGCAGCGCGGACCTGGTGTTCCTGGCGCTGCCGCACGGCGAGTCGGCCGCCCTGGCCGCGCAGCTGCCCGCCGGGGTGAAGATCGTCGACCTGGGCGCGGACCACCGGCTGATCGACGGCGCGCAGTGGACCAAATACTACGGCGGCGAGCACGCCGGGACCTGGACCTACGGTCTGCCCGAGCTGCCCGGCCAGCGTCTCCAGATCGCCGACAGCGACCGGGTGGCGGCCACCGGCTGCTACGCCGTCGCGACCACGCTCGCGCTCGCGCCGCTGATCGCCGCCGACCTGATCGAGCCCGCCGACGTCGTCGTGGTCGCGGCCAGTGGCACCACCGGCGCGGGCAAGGCCCCCAAGCCGCACCTGCTCGGCTCGGAGGTGATGAGCGACCTGAGCCCCTACAAGGTCGGCGCCCACCAGCACGTGCCCGAGATCAAGCAGGCGACCGGCGCCCGGTCGCTGTCGTTCACGCCGGTGCTGGCACCGATGCCCCGCGGCATCCTCGCCACCGTGACCGGCCGCCCGACCAGTTGCGACATCACCGGGGCCGTCGTGCGGGAGGTGCTGGCCGACGCGTACGCCAACGAGCCGTTCGTCCACGTCCTCGCCGACGGCCAGCAGCCCCACACCAGCGCCACGCTGGGCTCCAACAGCTGTCACCTGCAGGCCGCCGTCGACCTCGACAGCGGCCGGGTGATCGTCGTCAGCGCCATCGACAACCTCGGCAAGGGCGCAGCCGGCCAAGCTGTGCAATGCGCCAACCTGATGCTGGGCCTGGCCGAGACGGCCGGCCTGCCGATCTACGGAACTCGGTGA
- the argJ gene encoding bifunctional glutamate N-acetyltransferase/amino-acid acetyltransferase ArgJ — protein MSVTAPQGFRAAGVTAGIKASGKPDLALVVNDGPDATAAGVFTANRVQAAPVLWSRQVLKGGVLKAVVLNSGGANACTGPAGFQDTHATAEAVAAALRGPGAKRMLLGAVDVAVCSTGLIGERLPMDKVLGGVTTAAKALAKDGGGTAAEAIMTTDTVAKNTVISGDGWCVGGMAKGAGMLAPALATMLVVLTTDAIAGSSALDEALREACRLTFDRLDSDGAMSTNDTVLLLASGASGVEPSQEELTAAVTAACHDLAQQLLADAEGHTKKVAIEVVRAATESDAVSVGRAVARNNLVKCALFGNDPNWGRILAAVGTTAAAFEPDRLDVAINGVWICRNGSAAEDRSKVDLSESQVQITIDLNAGAAQATIWTNDLSHDYVHENSAYSS, from the coding sequence ATGTCCGTGACCGCACCTCAGGGCTTCCGGGCCGCCGGCGTGACCGCCGGGATCAAGGCCAGTGGCAAGCCGGACCTCGCGCTCGTCGTCAACGACGGCCCTGACGCGACCGCCGCCGGAGTCTTCACCGCCAACCGCGTACAAGCCGCGCCGGTCCTCTGGAGCCGGCAGGTGCTCAAGGGTGGCGTCCTCAAGGCGGTCGTGCTCAACTCGGGCGGCGCCAACGCCTGCACCGGCCCGGCCGGATTCCAGGACACCCACGCCACCGCCGAAGCCGTCGCCGCCGCACTGCGCGGGCCGGGCGCCAAGCGCATGCTGCTCGGCGCGGTCGACGTCGCGGTCTGCTCCACCGGCCTGATCGGCGAGCGGCTGCCGATGGACAAGGTGCTCGGCGGGGTCACGACGGCCGCCAAGGCGCTGGCGAAGGACGGCGGCGGCACGGCGGCCGAGGCGATCATGACCACCGACACCGTCGCGAAGAACACGGTGATCTCCGGCGACGGCTGGTGCGTCGGCGGCATGGCCAAGGGCGCGGGCATGCTCGCCCCCGCGCTGGCCACGATGCTCGTCGTGCTCACCACCGACGCCATCGCCGGCTCGTCGGCCCTGGACGAGGCGCTGCGCGAGGCCTGCCGCCTGACCTTCGACCGGCTCGACTCCGACGGCGCGATGTCCACCAACGACACCGTCCTGCTGCTCGCCAGCGGCGCGTCCGGCGTGGAGCCGTCGCAGGAAGAGCTCACGGCCGCCGTCACGGCCGCGTGTCACGACCTCGCCCAGCAGCTGCTCGCCGACGCCGAGGGCCACACCAAGAAGGTCGCCATCGAAGTGGTACGCGCGGCGACCGAATCGGACGCGGTGTCCGTGGGCCGGGCCGTCGCCCGCAACAACCTGGTCAAGTGCGCGCTCTTCGGCAACGACCCCAACTGGGGCCGCATCCTCGCCGCCGTCGGCACCACCGCCGCCGCCTTCGAGCCCGACCGGCTCGACGTCGCGATCAACGGCGTGTGGATCTGCCGGAACGGCTCGGCCGCCGAGGACCGGTCCAAGGTGGATCTGTCGGAGTCGCAGGTGCAGATCACGATCGACCTCAACGCCGGGGCCGCCCAGGCCACCATCTGGACCAACGACCTGTCGCACGACTACGTCCACGAGAATTCGGCGTACTCGTCATGA
- the argB gene encoding acetylglutamate kinase, producing MSVELSAEQKAAVLVEALPWLNRFRGAITVVKYGGNAMVSGGEPLGRAARSAVGALRAAFAADMVFLRQAGLQPVVVHGGGPQISAMLEQVGLTSEFRGGLRVTTPEAMKIVQMVLVGQVGQELVGEINAHGPLAVGLSGSDGGLFTAVRRPAVVDGEPVDVGLVGDVAEVNPTVVAQVLAAGQIPVVSTVAPDIDGVVHNLNADTAAAALAIALGARKLVVLTDVPGLYANWPDTSSLISELSADELEKLLPELASGMVPKMEACLRAVRGGVPAAHVVDGRSPHSTLLEIFTEAGHGTMVTP from the coding sequence ATGAGTGTGGAGCTGAGCGCTGAGCAGAAGGCGGCCGTCCTCGTCGAGGCGCTGCCGTGGCTCAACCGGTTCCGGGGCGCCATCACGGTCGTGAAGTACGGCGGCAACGCCATGGTGTCAGGCGGGGAGCCTCTCGGGCGAGCCGCCAGGAGTGCGGTCGGCGCGCTGCGGGCCGCGTTCGCCGCCGACATGGTCTTCCTCCGGCAGGCCGGGCTGCAGCCGGTGGTCGTGCACGGCGGCGGTCCGCAGATCTCGGCCATGCTGGAGCAGGTCGGCCTGACCAGCGAGTTCCGGGGCGGGCTGCGGGTCACCACGCCGGAGGCGATGAAGATCGTCCAGATGGTGCTGGTCGGCCAGGTCGGTCAGGAACTCGTCGGCGAGATCAACGCGCACGGGCCGCTGGCCGTCGGGCTCTCCGGCAGCGACGGCGGCCTGTTCACGGCGGTACGCCGCCCGGCGGTCGTCGACGGCGAACCGGTCGACGTCGGCCTGGTCGGCGACGTGGCGGAGGTGAACCCGACCGTCGTCGCCCAGGTGCTCGCGGCCGGGCAGATCCCGGTGGTGTCCACCGTCGCCCCCGACATCGACGGCGTCGTGCACAACCTGAACGCCGACACCGCCGCCGCCGCGCTCGCGATCGCGCTCGGCGCGCGCAAGCTCGTCGTCCTCACCGACGTCCCCGGCCTGTACGCCAACTGGCCCGACACCAGCAGCCTGATCTCTGAGCTGTCCGCCGACGAGCTGGAGAAGCTGCTTCCCGAGCTGGCCTCGGGCATGGTCCCCAAGATGGAGGCCTGCCTGCGGGCGGTTCGCGGCGGGGTGCCGGCGGCGCACGTGGTCGACGGCCGCAGCCCCCACTCCACCCTCCTCGAGATCTTCACGGAAGCCGGCCACGGAACGATGGTGACCCCATGA